One Cucurbita pepo subsp. pepo cultivar mu-cu-16 chromosome LG20, ASM280686v2, whole genome shotgun sequence genomic window carries:
- the LOC111783160 gene encoding probable serine/threonine-protein kinase PBL5, which yields MGCFCCFGSSSKKPEKIEQNNPNTFNSKTHKPDDRTPSDKPKVNSSLAVKRDSDVKVVVSKDDQLALDVKKLNLKDEVSEDGETNGRAKTFTFEELKAATGNFRSDCFLGEGGFGKVYKGYLQQVSEVVAIKQLDRNGVQGIREFVVEVLTLSLADHPNLVKLIGFCAEGDQRLLVYEYMPLGSLENHLHDLRPSVKVIDWNTRMKIAAGAAKGLEYLHEKMKPPVIYRDLKCSNILLGEGYHPKLSDFGLAKVGPSGDKTHVSTRVMGTYGYCAPDYAMTGQLTFKSDIYSFGVVLLELITGRKAIDHSKPHSEQNLVAWARPLFRDRKKFSQMVDPMLQGHYPVRGLYQSLAIAAMCVQEQPNMRPVISDVVTALNYLASQKYDPQTQPNHSSQKRPPSPKMERDDDKRHTSDDDESERE from the exons ATGGGTTGCTTTTGTTGCTTCGGTTCATCGAGCAAGAAACCGGAGAAAATCGAACAAAACAACCCTAACACCTTCAATTCCAAAACTCACAAGCCCGATGATCGAACGCCTTCAG ATAAACCCAAAGTAAATTCAAGTTTAGCAGTGAAAAGGGATTCTGATGTGAAGGTTGTTGTGTCTAAAGATGATCAATTAGCTTTAGATgttaagaaattgaatttgaaagatGAAGTTTCTGAGGATGGAGAAACCAATGGCCGTGCTAAGACTTTTACATTTGAAGAACTTAAGGCTGCAACAGGTAATTTCAGGTCAGATTGCTTCTTGGGTGAAGGAGGATTTGGCAAAGTTTATAAAGGGTACTTGCAGCAAGTTAGTGAG GTTGTCGCAATCAAACAACTCGACCGCAATGGAGTTCAAGGAATTCGGGAGTTTGTTGTGGAAGTCTTGACTTTAAGTTTAGCTGATCACCCTAACCTTGTTAAACTCATTGGCTTTTGTGCTGAAGGGGATCAGAGGCTGTTGGTTTATGAATATATGCCATTGGGATCTTTGGAAAACCATTTACACG ATCTTCGACCCAGTGTGAAGGTAATTGATTGGAACACAAGAATGAAAATAGCAGCAGGTGCAGCCAAGGGTTTGGAGTATTTGCATGAGAAGATGAAGCCCCCGGTCATCTATCGTGATCTGAAATGCTCGAACATTTTGCTCGGTGAAGGATATCATCCAAAGCTATCTGATTTCGGATTAGCTAAAGTAGGTCCCAGTGGGGATAAAACCCATGTTTCAACCAGGGTTATGGGCACATATGGGTATTGTGCACCAGATTACGCAATGACCGGTCAGCTGACGTTCAAATCAGATATTTACAGCTTTGGTGTTGTTTTATTAGAACTCATCACTGGCAGGAAGGCGATCGATCATTCAAAACCTCATTCGGAACAAAATCTTGTCGCTTGG GCGCGACCTTTGTTCAGAGACCGGAAGAAGTTCTCACAAATGGTTGATCCAATGCTCCAAGGACATTATCCTGTGAGAGGATTATACCAATCTCTTGCCATAGCAGCAATGTGTGTTCAGGAGCAACCGAACATGCGGCCAGTTATATCCGACGTGGTTACCGCTTTAAACTACCTAGCCTCCCAGAAATACGATCCTCAAACACAACCAAACCATAGCTCCCAAAAGAGACCACCTTCTCCTAAAATGGAACGGGACGATGATAAGAGGCATACTTCGGACGACGACGAGTCAGAGAGAGAGTGA
- the LOC111783161 gene encoding enoyl-[acyl-carrier-protein] reductase, mitochondrial translates to MALVAFRFINGPRPALRRAYTPQKSRIIRAFSAIMSPPSRAVVYDRHGPPDSVTRVINLPPVEVKANDVCVKMLAAPINPSDINRIEGVYPVRPEVPAVGGYEGVGEVHSVGSAVQGLSPGDWVIPSPPSSGTWQTYVVKDQNVWHKINMEVPMEYAATVTVNPLTALRMLEDFVSLKAGDSIVQNGATSIVGQCVIQLARIRGIHSINIIRDRAGSDESKEKLKRLGADEVFSESQLEIKNVKSLLANLPEPALGFNCVGGNAATLVLKFLRQGGTMVTYGGMSKKPITVSTSSFIFKDLSLRGFWLQKLMGTDKAKESRKLIDYLLDLARQGKLKYEMEVVPFDNFHIALSKALGMQGSQPKQVIKF, encoded by the exons ATGGCGTTGGTAGCTTTCAGATTCATCAATGGACCGCGGCCCGCGCTCCGTCGAGCCTATACCCCACAAAAATCTAGGATCATACGAGCGTTCTCGGCGATTATGTCTCCGCCCTCCAGAGCCGTCGTCTACGACCGCCATGGTCCTCCAGACAGCGTTACCAG AGTGATTAACTTACCGCCGGTGGAAGTGAAAGCGAATGATGTGTGTGTGAAAATGCTGGCTGCTCCGATCAACCCCTCCGATATTAACCGCATTGAAG GTGTATACCCTGTGAGGCCGGAGGTGCCGGCAGTTGGAGGATATGAGGGAGTTGGAGAAGTGCATTCAGTGGGCTCGGCCGTTCAGGGTCTTTCACCTGGTGACTGGGTTATCCCATCTCCACCTTCTTCTG GTACATGGCAGACTTATGTTGTGAAAGATCAGAATGTTTGGCATAAAATCAACATGGAAGTACCCATGGAATATGCTGCTACCGTTACTGTTAATCCCTTGACTGCTCTGAGGATGCTGGAGGACTTTGTCTCTTTAAAAGCAG GAGACTCGATTGTTCAAAATGGAGCGACAAGCATAGTTGGACAATGTGTCATACAGCTTGCTCGGATTCGCGGCATCCATAGCATAAATATTATTCGTGATAG GGCAGGGTCTGatgaatcaaaagaaaaactcaaaagacTTGGAGCTGATGAAGTTTTCAGTGAGAGTCAGCTTGAAATAAAGAATGTTAAGAGCCTCTTG GCAAACCTACCTGAACCTGCTTTGGGATTTAACTGTGTTGGAGGCAATGCTGCTACATTAGTTCTTAAGTTCTTGAG GCAAGGAGGAACAATGGTAACATATGGTGGCATGTCTAAAAAACCAATTACCGTGTCAAcctcatctttcatttttaag GACCTTTCTCTGAGGGGATTTTGGTTGCAGAAATTGATGGGTACAGATAAAGCAAAAGAGAGTAGAAAGTTGATAGATTACCTGCTGGATTTGGCACGTCAAGGAAAGTTGAAATACGA GATGGAGGTGGTTCCTTTTGACAATTTCCACATTGCACTCAGCAAGGCGCTTGGTATGCAGGGTAGCCAACCTAAACAGGTCATCAAATTCTAA
- the LOC111783162 gene encoding uncharacterized protein YKR070W, whose product MSFRIFSKPLRNRSRSRLPPLSSIFLRSFSHTFSQFTRPTFGIAFDIDGVLLRGDAPIGGSPQALRKLYDDSGVLRIPYIFLTNGGGVRESKRASDLSEVLGVDISPLQVVQGHSPFKHLVNRYENKLVIAVGKGEPAAVMSEYGFRNVLSIDEYTSFFDNIDPLAPYKKWTTINGANHEKTISNLAEKKKVCSERVDAAFIVSDSVDWSRDIQVLCDILRTGGLPGREFGHQPNLYFAHDDLEYQAAFPCERFGMGAFRIALESIYNKIHPHALQYTCYGKPNTLVFRNAEAVLKLVSSIHQNKMDANTETNHFKTLYMIGDNPSVDINGAIQAGSPWFSILTRTGVFKGRENHDKYPADLVVDSVEEAVDYIFKKEGIC is encoded by the exons ATGAGCTTCCGGATCTTCTCAAAGCCGCTGCGGAACCGAAGCAGAAGCCGATTACCGCCGTTGTCATCTATTTTCTTGCGTTCATTCTCACACACTTTCTCGCAATTCACCAG ACCTACGTTTGGCATTGCGTTCGACATTGATGGCGTGCTTCTCCGAGGCGATGCTCCGATTGGAGGCTCTCCACAAGCTCTGAGAAAGTTATATGACGATTCCG GTGTATTAAGGATTCCTTATATTTTCCTGACAAATG GAGGTGGAGTTCGTGAATCCAAGAGAGCCTCAGATTTGAGTGAAGTTTTGGGCGTAGATATATCACCTTTACAG GTTGTTCAGGGCCATTCACCATTTAAACACCTTGTAAACAG ATATGAAAACAAACTTGTGATTGCTGTTGGAAAAGGAGAACCCGCTGCAGTGATGTCTGAATATGGATTTCG GAATGTTCTTTCAATTGATGAATATACATCCTTCTTTGATAACATTGATCCTCTGGCACCATATAAGAAATGGACGACTATAAACGGGGCTAATCATGAAAAAACTATCTCAAATCTAgctgaaaagaagaaagtttgCTCTGAGAGAGTTGATGCTGCCTTCATCGTTAGTGATTCTGTTGATTGGAGCAGGGATATTCAG GTACTTTGTGATATCTTAAGAACCGGAGGTCTTCCAGGAAGAGAATTTGGACACCAACCGAACTTGTATTTTGCACACGATGACCTTGAATACCAG GCTGCTTTTCCTTGTGAACGTTTTGGTATGGGAGCTTTCAGAATTGCCCTAGAGTCTATCTACAATAA GATTCACCCTCATGCTTTGCAGTACACATGCTATGGAAAACCAAATACGCTCGTATTTCGCAATGCCGAAGCTGTACTTAAACTAGTGTCATCAATTCATCAAAACAAGATGGATGCGAATACTGAAACTAATCACTTCAAGACTCTGTATATGATAGGGGATAATCCTTCTGTCGATATCAATGGAGCAATCCAG GCTGGAAGTCCTTGGTTTTCTATCCTGACTAGAACAGGGGTTTTTAAGGGAAGAGAAAATCATGACAAGTATCCAGCTGATCTG GTAGTCGACTCCGTTGAAGAAGCAGTGGACTACATTTTCAAGAAGGAAGGGATATGTTGA